One Streptomyces sp. NBC_00435 DNA segment encodes these proteins:
- a CDS encoding TetR/AcrR family transcriptional regulator: MTKTQQAPRDAADLPPLPWARPAKKVQVRQPLSREAIVDAALALVDKEGLDALSMRRVAQELGTGAASLYAHVANKEELLALLFDRVSGEVLPAAPDPERWQEQIKEFCRDSRRAMLAHRDMARIALGQIPVGPSAIMVLEGMLGILRAGGLSDRAAAYGADVIGNYVSACILEESHGRGDSHSSVEGEGEGEGGDEGGDEGAERDQMEAYFASLPPERFPHLVALAGTLMAGDADERFDFGLDVVVAGLAAHAGRD; this comes from the coding sequence ATGACGAAGACCCAGCAGGCACCCCGCGACGCCGCGGACCTGCCGCCCCTGCCGTGGGCCCGCCCCGCCAAGAAGGTGCAGGTGCGCCAGCCGCTCAGCCGCGAGGCGATCGTCGACGCGGCACTGGCCCTGGTCGACAAGGAGGGGCTCGACGCGCTGAGCATGCGAAGGGTCGCCCAGGAACTGGGCACCGGGGCCGCCTCCCTGTACGCACACGTGGCGAACAAGGAGGAGCTGCTCGCCCTCCTCTTCGACCGGGTGTCGGGCGAGGTGCTGCCGGCCGCGCCCGACCCGGAGCGCTGGCAGGAGCAGATCAAGGAGTTCTGCCGGGACTCCCGGCGGGCGATGCTCGCCCACCGCGACATGGCCCGTATCGCACTCGGCCAGATCCCGGTCGGACCCAGCGCGATCATGGTCCTGGAAGGGATGCTCGGCATCCTGCGGGCCGGCGGGCTGTCCGACCGTGCCGCGGCCTACGGGGCCGACGTGATCGGCAACTACGTCTCGGCGTGCATCCTTGAGGAAAGCCATGGCCGGGGGGACTCCCATTCCTCGGTCGAGGGCGAAGGCGAGGGTGAAGGCGGGGACGAAGGCGGGGACGAAGGCGCGGAGCGCGATCAGATGGAGGCGTACTTCGCCTCGCTCCCTCCCGAGCGGTTCCCGCACCTCGTGGCCCTCGCCGGCACGTTGATGGCCGGTGACGCCGACGAACGCTTCGACTTCGGCCTCGACGTCGTCGTGGCCGGACTCGCCGCCCACGCGGGGCGTGACTGA
- a CDS encoding MFS transporter yields the protein MTTALSRPEPAAESPAPTSALRRWLILFVVLSADFMDLLDGSIVNVAMPSIRDDLGGDFASFQWISAGYMLSFAVLLISGGRLGDVFGRKRMFLTGVAGFTVLSLVCGLATSTEMLIAGRVLQGAFAAVMVPQVIGIIRSAFPAKETAAAFAAVGPFMGLAAASGPVLGGVLINADLFGLGWRTIFLVNIPLGLLALGAASALLPESRSAKASRLDWTGMVLVSTAVLLLVYPLVQGREQGWPTWMFGMMLASVPAFGLFAWQQYRKQAANGSPLIVTSLLRKRPFVAGIAVAVLFYCAMAGYFLIFTLYMQIGLGYSAIRTGLTTVPWAVGIVVGAGIGGGFLSGKIGRKVIHIGLVIKSIGVLGILWVISHYGTDVTSLQISLPIWVCGVGMGFVVAPLFDIILAGVDDTEVGSASGLLSATQQLGSAVGVAILGTVFFGLLGGASGPAADSVTPALRHELTAAQVTATDQDRLLGDFRSCLHDSTTSEDEKATPASCGSLENTARQVVTSGEAGQQVGKAISESASTASKVAFTHSIKWVAWITVGLFGATFLLAFLLPLRARDEDEILELVATGSH from the coding sequence ATGACCACCGCCCTCAGCCGGCCCGAACCGGCCGCCGAAAGCCCCGCTCCCACCTCGGCCCTGCGCCGCTGGCTGATCCTTTTCGTCGTCCTGTCGGCTGACTTCATGGATCTGCTCGACGGCTCGATCGTCAATGTGGCGATGCCGTCCATCCGCGACGACCTGGGCGGTGACTTCGCGTCCTTCCAGTGGATCTCCGCGGGTTACATGCTGTCCTTCGCGGTCCTGCTGATCAGTGGCGGACGCCTCGGCGACGTCTTCGGACGCAAGCGGATGTTCCTCACCGGTGTCGCCGGATTCACCGTGCTGTCACTGGTGTGCGGGCTCGCCACCTCGACCGAGATGCTGATCGCGGGCCGAGTGCTGCAGGGGGCCTTCGCGGCGGTGATGGTGCCGCAGGTCATCGGCATCATCCGGTCGGCCTTCCCGGCCAAGGAGACCGCCGCCGCGTTCGCGGCCGTCGGCCCCTTCATGGGACTCGCCGCGGCGAGCGGGCCGGTGCTGGGCGGCGTACTGATCAACGCCGACCTCTTCGGTCTCGGCTGGCGCACGATCTTCCTGGTCAACATCCCGCTCGGACTGCTCGCCCTGGGCGCCGCGTCCGCGCTGCTCCCCGAGTCGCGTTCCGCCAAGGCCTCCCGTCTGGACTGGACCGGCATGGTGCTGGTCTCGACCGCCGTACTGCTGCTCGTCTACCCGCTGGTGCAGGGCCGTGAGCAGGGCTGGCCGACCTGGATGTTCGGGATGATGCTCGCCTCCGTGCCGGCGTTCGGGCTCTTCGCCTGGCAGCAGTACCGCAAGCAGGCCGCGAACGGCTCGCCGCTCATCGTCACGAGCCTGCTGCGCAAGCGGCCCTTCGTGGCCGGCATCGCCGTGGCCGTGCTGTTCTACTGCGCCATGGCCGGATACTTCCTCATCTTCACGCTCTACATGCAGATCGGGCTCGGCTACTCGGCCATCCGCACCGGCCTGACCACCGTGCCCTGGGCCGTCGGCATCGTCGTCGGCGCGGGAATCGGCGGCGGCTTCCTCTCCGGGAAGATCGGCCGCAAGGTCATCCACATCGGTCTCGTCATCAAGTCCATCGGTGTCCTCGGCATCCTGTGGGTCATCAGCCACTACGGCACCGACGTCACCTCCCTCCAGATCAGCCTCCCGATCTGGGTCTGCGGCGTGGGCATGGGCTTCGTCGTCGCCCCGCTGTTCGACATCATCCTGGCCGGTGTGGACGACACCGAGGTCGGTTCCGCCTCCGGTCTGCTGAGCGCCACCCAGCAGCTGGGCAGCGCCGTCGGTGTGGCCATCCTGGGCACCGTCTTCTTCGGCCTCCTCGGCGGTGCTTCGGGTCCCGCGGCGGACTCGGTCACCCCCGCCCTGCGCCACGAACTGACCGCGGCTCAGGTGACCGCCACCGACCAGGACCGGCTCCTCGGGGACTTCCGCTCCTGCCTGCACGACAGCACCACCTCGGAGGACGAGAAGGCGACCCCCGCCAGCTGCGGCAGCCTCGAGAACACCGCACGCCAGGTCGTCACCTCGGGTGAGGCCGGGCAGCAGGTGGGCAAGGCGATCAGCGAGTCGGCGTCCACCGCCAGCAAGGTGGCGTTCACCCACTCGATCAAGTGGGTGGCCTGGATCACGGTCGGCCTCTTCGGCGCCACGTTCCTGCTGGCCTTCCTGCTTCCGCTGCGGGCCAGGGACGAGGACGAGATCCTGGAACTCGTGGCGACCGGAAGCCACTGA
- the lanKC gene encoding class III lanthionine synthetase LanKC, whose translation MSLRHVAHCPPGTPFYDRPAAITGADAFPLATADAPAGWTREPMGEWTVLTPPGLELPGQGWKIHVSATTGTAPEVLDIVREYCTSRSLLFKFLTSPSMLMLRNSKYGDRGSSGKFITLYPRDEAELETVLVELDALLEGRPGPAVLSDLRWGAGPLYVRYGGFKLKLGPGPNGAPVPCIEDPDGNLVPDVRGPSFRPPAWLVLPPCVVRALAERNRGGSLGDFPFKITQALHFSNGGGVYRATDTRDGQEVLVKEGRPHAGLDDAGADAVERLRREHDAMAALDGLPWFPRVLDWRRGAEHWFLTREFVDGNALTKETAERNPLLHPVTARDTAMPVAEYTAWALDVLDRIEAAVTAMHQRGLVFGDLHPNNVLIRPDGSIAFIDLETTLPIDGHTGQAIGAPGFCAPAGTTGTAVDRYALGCLRLSLFLPLTPVMSFTRHRCEDLLAQITAFFPLPESYADQVRADLGHPPVPATGPLATPGRIANGILTCATPERADRLFPGDADQFLYTDGGLNIANGAAGVLWALRGAGIPVPDQHLDWLSAAARSVTTPRPGLYDGLAGIACVLHDFGRTDEAAAVLDRAHCLLSTATLRDGSPDRSLSGGIAGVGLALLHLGEETAARELAAALANSPTLEERPGLLRGASGEALLLLAAGRDDAARVALVHDLELSRQPLPTPWHRVQLAHGGAGQAIAVHHYLAAHRDPYLTAVHDALLTDLTSQFHPACGLFTGRAGALAALTCTDDGSAATARAIADLRSGLEPFAVAHENDDTATGFLGDHLLRLSTDLATGSAGVLAALTAPRTAVLPYLPLTAPAEAPVPTAH comes from the coding sequence ATGTCCCTGCGACACGTAGCCCACTGCCCGCCCGGCACCCCCTTCTACGACCGTCCCGCCGCCATCACCGGCGCCGACGCCTTCCCACTGGCCACCGCCGACGCCCCTGCCGGGTGGACCCGTGAGCCGATGGGGGAGTGGACGGTCCTGACCCCTCCGGGACTCGAACTGCCCGGCCAGGGGTGGAAGATCCACGTGTCGGCCACCACCGGGACGGCCCCCGAGGTCCTCGACATCGTGCGCGAGTACTGCACCTCCCGCTCCCTGCTCTTCAAGTTCCTCACCAGCCCCTCGATGCTGATGCTGCGCAACAGCAAGTACGGGGACCGGGGCAGCAGCGGCAAGTTCATCACCCTCTACCCGCGCGACGAGGCGGAGCTGGAGACCGTACTGGTCGAGCTCGACGCCCTCCTCGAGGGCCGCCCGGGACCGGCCGTCCTCAGCGACCTGCGCTGGGGCGCGGGCCCCCTCTACGTCCGCTACGGGGGCTTCAAGCTGAAGCTGGGCCCCGGCCCGAACGGCGCCCCCGTGCCCTGCATCGAGGACCCCGACGGCAATCTGGTCCCCGACGTGCGCGGCCCCTCCTTCCGCCCGCCGGCCTGGCTGGTCCTGCCGCCCTGCGTGGTGCGGGCCCTGGCCGAACGCAACCGCGGCGGCTCCCTCGGCGACTTCCCCTTCAAGATCACGCAGGCGCTGCACTTCTCCAACGGCGGCGGCGTCTACCGCGCCACCGACACCCGCGACGGCCAGGAGGTCCTCGTCAAGGAGGGCCGCCCGCACGCCGGCCTCGACGATGCCGGCGCCGACGCCGTGGAACGCCTGCGCCGCGAGCACGACGCGATGGCGGCCCTCGACGGACTGCCCTGGTTCCCGCGGGTCCTGGACTGGCGCCGCGGCGCCGAACACTGGTTCCTGACCCGGGAGTTCGTCGACGGCAACGCCCTGACCAAGGAGACCGCCGAGCGCAACCCGCTGCTCCACCCGGTCACCGCCCGCGACACCGCCATGCCCGTGGCCGAGTACACCGCCTGGGCCCTGGACGTCCTCGACCGCATCGAGGCCGCCGTCACCGCCATGCACCAACGCGGGCTGGTCTTCGGCGACCTGCACCCCAACAACGTCCTGATCCGCCCCGACGGCAGCATCGCCTTCATCGACCTGGAGACCACCCTCCCCATCGACGGCCACACCGGCCAGGCCATCGGCGCCCCCGGATTCTGCGCCCCCGCCGGCACCACCGGCACCGCCGTCGACCGCTACGCCCTGGGCTGCCTGCGCCTGAGCCTGTTCCTGCCGCTGACCCCGGTGATGTCCTTCACCCGCCACCGCTGCGAGGACCTGCTCGCCCAGATCACCGCCTTCTTCCCGCTCCCCGAGAGCTACGCCGACCAGGTCCGCGCCGATCTCGGCCACCCCCCGGTCCCCGCCACCGGCCCGCTGGCCACCCCCGGGCGCATCGCGAACGGCATCCTCACCTGCGCCACCCCCGAACGCGCCGACCGCCTCTTCCCCGGAGACGCCGACCAGTTCCTGTACACCGACGGCGGCCTGAACATCGCCAATGGAGCGGCCGGAGTCCTGTGGGCCCTGCGCGGCGCGGGAATCCCCGTACCCGACCAGCACCTCGACTGGCTCTCGGCCGCGGCCCGATCGGTCACCACCCCGCGCCCGGGCCTCTACGACGGGCTCGCCGGCATCGCCTGCGTCCTGCACGACTTCGGCCGCACCGACGAGGCCGCCGCCGTCCTCGACCGCGCCCACTGCCTGCTGTCCACCGCCACCCTGCGCGACGGCAGCCCCGACCGCAGCCTCTCCGGCGGCATCGCGGGCGTCGGCCTGGCCCTGCTGCACCTCGGCGAGGAGACGGCCGCGCGCGAACTCGCGGCCGCCCTCGCCAACAGCCCCACTCTGGAAGAACGCCCCGGTCTGTTGCGCGGCGCCAGCGGCGAAGCCCTGCTCCTGCTCGCCGCCGGCCGCGACGACGCCGCCCGCGTGGCCCTCGTACACGACCTCGAACTGTCCCGGCAGCCACTGCCCACCCCCTGGCACCGGGTCCAGCTCGCCCACGGCGGAGCCGGACAGGCCATCGCCGTCCACCACTACCTCGCCGCGCACCGGGACCCGTACCTCACCGCCGTCCACGACGCCCTGCTGACCGACCTCACCTCGCAGTTCCACCCCGCCTGCGGCCTGTTCACCGGCCGCGCGGGCGCCCTGGCCGCCCTCACCTGCACCGACGACGGGTCCGCGGCCACCGCCCGGGCCATCGCCGACCTGCGCTCCGGCCTCGAACCCTTCGCGGTGGCCCACGAGAACGACGACACGGCCACCGGCTTCCTGGGCGACCACCTGCTGCGCCTGTCCACGGACCTGGCCACCGGTTCGGCCGGCGTGCTGGCCGCCCTGACCGCGCCCCGCACGGCGGTCCTGCCCTACCTGCCCCTGACGGCCCCGGCCGAGGCACCCGTACCGACCGCCCACTGA
- the mpaP gene encoding daptide biosynthesis intramembrane metalloprotease — MPAKTATAPDLERPRTAEDVAVREPLTEDAPWVIQRGEHKHFRTGEDLARLVRLLDGSRDHDQLAAELGSPWTPGHIDRAVRSLADSDLLEDGTPVRKPARIRFAGPLTIQFTLLKPERMLRAIAPLVRPLGHRAVLASAAAVALLGVLVLAACGAALGDALSRPMPLWAYATVMLGVVLTTAVHEVAHGAVLTHHGGTPSRMGFMLFYMSPAFFCDVSDGWRLPSPRQRVQVALAGIGIQAVAAGTAALVALAVPAGPARDTLLLVALVNYMTCLVNLLPLVKLDGYIALMSHLDISHLREKAMTDARRAIARVLLGGRGYQRELPGRGWSVPYGIACLLFPLYLVSTALTLWSGILQRLGIAGSCMMVCALGYLLWRLGKGAATLVREAVQAGARPARIAAAGVLAAVGLALAATLVQIPATVSAGYTTERDGSLSLLVPQGGAGFELTEGTTVTLRRSGLFSRPETGTARLGEPTGHDTLAPLTAMLPVASEHPWLAMTAYPLHRTTATPAPNGADRTGIAEVQAGHHPLWKWFAVSYLGPLLP, encoded by the coding sequence ATGCCCGCCAAGACTGCCACCGCACCCGATCTGGAGCGGCCCCGCACCGCCGAGGACGTGGCCGTGCGCGAACCGCTCACCGAAGACGCCCCCTGGGTGATCCAGCGCGGGGAGCACAAGCACTTCCGTACCGGCGAGGACCTGGCCCGCCTGGTGCGCCTGCTCGACGGCAGCCGTGACCACGACCAGCTCGCCGCCGAACTCGGCTCCCCCTGGACCCCCGGCCACATCGACCGCGCGGTGCGCAGCCTCGCCGACTCCGACCTCCTGGAGGACGGCACGCCCGTGAGGAAGCCGGCCCGGATCCGCTTCGCGGGCCCGCTGACCATCCAGTTCACGCTGCTGAAGCCGGAGCGGATGCTCCGCGCCATCGCCCCGCTGGTCCGCCCGCTCGGCCACCGCGCCGTCCTCGCCTCGGCCGCGGCCGTCGCCCTCCTGGGCGTACTGGTCCTCGCCGCCTGCGGAGCCGCCCTCGGCGACGCCCTGTCCCGCCCGATGCCCCTGTGGGCGTACGCCACCGTGATGCTCGGCGTGGTCCTCACCACCGCCGTCCACGAAGTGGCCCACGGAGCGGTCCTCACCCATCACGGCGGCACGCCCAGCCGGATGGGCTTCATGCTCTTCTACATGTCGCCGGCCTTCTTCTGCGACGTCTCCGACGGCTGGCGGCTGCCGAGCCCCCGCCAGCGCGTCCAGGTCGCCCTCGCCGGCATCGGCATCCAGGCCGTGGCCGCCGGGACCGCCGCCCTCGTGGCCCTCGCGGTCCCCGCCGGACCGGCCCGCGACACCCTGCTGCTGGTGGCCCTCGTCAACTACATGACCTGCCTGGTCAACCTGCTCCCGCTGGTCAAGCTCGACGGCTACATCGCCCTCATGAGTCACCTGGACATCTCCCACCTGCGGGAGAAGGCCATGACCGACGCCCGCCGCGCCATCGCCCGGGTGCTCCTCGGCGGCCGCGGCTACCAGCGCGAACTGCCCGGCCGCGGCTGGTCCGTCCCGTACGGCATCGCCTGCCTGCTCTTCCCGCTGTACCTCGTCTCCACCGCCCTGACCCTGTGGTCCGGGATCCTGCAGCGCCTGGGCATCGCCGGCTCCTGCATGATGGTCTGCGCGCTCGGCTACCTGCTCTGGCGCCTCGGCAAGGGCGCGGCCACCCTGGTCCGCGAAGCCGTACAGGCCGGAGCCCGCCCCGCCCGCATCGCCGCCGCCGGGGTGCTCGCCGCCGTCGGACTCGCCCTGGCCGCCACCCTCGTACAGATCCCCGCCACCGTCTCGGCCGGCTACACCACCGAGCGCGACGGCAGCCTCAGCCTCCTCGTCCCCCAGGGCGGCGCCGGCTTCGAACTCACCGAGGGCACGACGGTCACCCTGCGCCGCTCCGGCCTCTTCTCCCGCCCCGAGACGGGAACGGCCCGCCTCGGCGAGCCCACCGGACACGACACCCTGGCCCCGCTGACCGCCATGCTGCCGGTCGCCAGTGAGCACCCCTGGCTGGCCATGACGGCGTACCCGCTGCACCGCACCACCGCCACGCCCGCACCGAACGGGGCGGACCGCACCGGCATCGCCGAGGTCCAGGCCGGCCACCACCCACTGTGGAAGTGGTTCGCCGTCTCCTACCTCGGCCCGCTGCTCCCCTGA
- a CDS encoding ABC transporter permease — protein sequence MRNLIAGEARKALTGRAWWSLPLAGAWLCLITTFGYVSGGEKAIAAGSTSLAVGQDVARSWMMMFLLAGVFGAVHVTRDYASGTMVRSALLAGSRSRLFGAKLAVATAAGAAFGLVAAALGAVSVYLGPLPFGLEAAADGETALILLGVFACCTLAAPWGALIGWIVRNQTGAVATLIGLTLLVDPGLQRLVPGVAKYLLTIAMSSVYRDVKPDLLSLPWAYAVIAAWLVAALVAGRHLVRTRDIA from the coding sequence GTGCGTAACCTCATTGCCGGCGAAGCCCGCAAGGCACTGACCGGCCGCGCCTGGTGGTCCCTGCCGCTCGCGGGTGCCTGGCTGTGCCTGATCACCACCTTCGGATACGTCTCCGGGGGCGAGAAGGCCATCGCCGCGGGATCCACCTCCCTGGCCGTCGGCCAGGACGTAGCCCGTTCCTGGATGATGATGTTCCTGCTGGCCGGCGTCTTCGGCGCCGTCCACGTCACCCGCGACTACGCCTCCGGCACCATGGTCCGCTCCGCGCTCCTGGCCGGCTCCCGCTCCCGCCTCTTCGGCGCGAAGCTCGCCGTCGCCACCGCCGCGGGCGCCGCCTTCGGCCTGGTCGCCGCCGCCCTCGGCGCCGTGAGCGTCTACCTCGGCCCGCTGCCCTTCGGCCTGGAGGCCGCCGCCGACGGCGAGACCGCCCTGATCCTGCTCGGCGTCTTCGCCTGCTGCACCCTGGCCGCCCCCTGGGGCGCCCTCATCGGCTGGATCGTGCGCAACCAGACCGGCGCCGTGGCCACCCTGATCGGCCTCACCCTGCTCGTCGACCCGGGCCTGCAGCGGCTGGTCCCGGGAGTCGCCAAGTACCTCCTCACCATCGCGATGAGCTCCGTCTACCGGGACGTGAAGCCGGACCTGCTCTCGCTCCCCTGGGCGTACGCGGTCATCGCCGCCTGGCTCGTCGCGGCCCTCGTCGCCGGCCGGCACCTCGTCCGCACCCGCGACATCGCCTAG
- a CDS encoding ABC transporter ATP-binding protein — translation MSSSDPAVSLNGLTKTYKGVRAVDALTVDIRAGRVTGLLGRNGAGKTTTLRMLLGLATPTAGTATVLGKPYAELPDAAHRIGVSMDGMGGVPGATVRGELRIWCTVLGLPATRADEVMEYTGLDYAADRPVKGCSTGMRQRLALATALLADPEILILDEPANGLDPDGIRWLRATLRTLALGGRTVLVSSHQLAELEQTVDDVVIMQHSLRYAGTLDDLTGHGATRLEDRFFELVDPAAAAAGRSADTGSADTGGAGTRTPERNYSRA, via the coding sequence ATGAGCAGCAGCGACCCGGCCGTCTCGTTGAACGGTCTCACCAAGACGTACAAGGGCGTGCGCGCCGTCGACGCCCTGACCGTGGACATCCGCGCCGGCCGCGTCACCGGTCTCCTGGGCCGCAACGGCGCCGGCAAGACCACCACCCTGCGGATGCTGCTGGGCCTCGCCACCCCGACCGCCGGCACCGCCACCGTCCTCGGCAAGCCGTACGCGGAACTCCCCGACGCGGCCCACCGCATCGGAGTGAGCATGGACGGCATGGGCGGCGTCCCCGGCGCCACCGTCCGCGGCGAACTGCGCATCTGGTGCACCGTGCTGGGCCTGCCCGCCACCCGCGCCGACGAGGTCATGGAGTACACGGGCCTCGACTACGCCGCCGACCGCCCGGTCAAGGGCTGCTCCACCGGCATGCGCCAGCGCCTGGCCCTGGCCACCGCGCTCCTCGCCGACCCGGAGATCCTGATCCTCGACGAGCCGGCCAACGGCCTCGACCCGGACGGCATCCGCTGGCTGCGCGCCACGCTGCGCACCCTGGCCCTCGGCGGCCGCACCGTCCTCGTCTCCAGCCACCAGCTCGCCGAGCTGGAACAGACCGTCGACGACGTCGTGATCATGCAGCACTCCCTGCGCTACGCCGGCACCCTCGACGACCTCACCGGCCACGGCGCCACGCGCCTGGAGGACCGCTTCTTCGAGCTGGTCGACCCGGCAGCCGCCGCGGCCGGCCGCAGCGCAGACACCGGCAGCGCCGACACCGGCGGCGCCGGCACCCGTACCCCGGAAAGGAACTACTCCCGTGCGTAA
- a CDS encoding daptide-type RiPP — protein MSELKFDDAAVAAQDGLELGLQELEVLEAPGFWEGVSIGIAISTVTIAT, from the coding sequence ATGAGCGAGCTGAAGTTCGACGACGCCGCGGTCGCCGCGCAGGACGGCCTGGAGCTGGGCCTGCAGGAGCTCGAGGTCCTCGAGGCCCCCGGTTTCTGGGAGGGCGTCTCCATCGGCATCGCGATCTCCACGGTCACCATCGCCACCTGA
- a CDS encoding daptide-type RiPP — MSEQKFDNAAVAAQDGLELGLQELEVLEAPGFWEGVSIGIAISTVTIAT; from the coding sequence ATGAGCGAGCAGAAGTTCGACAACGCCGCGGTCGCCGCGCAGGACGGCCTGGAGCTGGGCCTGCAGGAGCTCGAGGTCCTCGAGGCCCCCGGTTTCTGGGAGGGCGTCTCCATCGGCATCGCGATCTCCACGGTCACCATCGCCACCTGA
- a CDS encoding daptide-type RiPP, with amino-acid sequence MDNASQNVAADVNHLELGLQELEVMEAPGWWTTGGVVVGISIVSIVAT; translated from the coding sequence ATGGACAACGCGTCCCAGAACGTCGCGGCCGATGTGAACCACCTGGAGCTCGGTCTGCAGGAGCTCGAGGTCATGGAGGCCCCGGGCTGGTGGACGACCGGCGGAGTCGTCGTCGGCATCTCGATCGTCTCGATCGTCGCCACCTGA
- a CDS encoding daptide-type RiPP, with amino-acid sequence MDNTSQNVAADVNHLELGLQELEVMEAPGWWTTGGVVVGISLVSVVMT; translated from the coding sequence ATGGACAACACGTCTCAGAACGTCGCCGCCGATGTGAACCACCTGGAGCTCGGTCTGCAGGAGCTCGAGGTCATGGAGGCCCCGGGCTGGTGGACGACCGGTGGCGTCGTCGTCGGCATCTCCCTCGTCTCGGTGGTCATGACCTGA
- the mpaC gene encoding daptide-type RiPP biosynthesis dehydogenase encodes MNIAWSGSTRLLIGPEGLGDWLAGFADARPADGSPVTALLLDPAVAKARITALVTAELDRAGHTVLTVVPDGDGGPDEILALARATAHAGLIAVIGGGALLDRAKLLAVAHEDERVRAALRTTGRSGLLTLDPRTRRTRPLLAVPTTVGTGSELSRVACLPHNSGKRLVMSDALAPDAALIDPAATETLPGELLIEGALEAVFRTVGPYVGNLTDRAVEDALAQTAATQLVRLGGALARQLADGQAPDATLRTDLARLSGLTQSTWLCYGRDLFSTEGWMIANELSSALGIRKMTAVAAILPALWRAVLAGDTRLGSAARLRGIWELLRSADSSGDPLPAEPVAGITALMDRWGIARDIAVTPHLLDAVARKTVRAWGAGLPMLGGLRAADVNALLTEAA; translated from the coding sequence GTGAACATCGCCTGGTCCGGTTCCACCCGGCTGCTCATCGGCCCCGAAGGGCTCGGCGACTGGCTGGCCGGCTTCGCCGACGCCCGTCCGGCAGACGGGAGCCCCGTCACCGCCCTGCTCCTCGACCCGGCCGTCGCGAAAGCCCGTATCACCGCCCTGGTGACCGCGGAACTGGACCGGGCGGGACACACCGTCCTCACCGTCGTCCCCGACGGAGACGGAGGACCGGACGAGATCCTCGCCCTGGCCCGCGCCACCGCCCACGCCGGCCTCATCGCCGTCATCGGCGGCGGAGCCCTCCTCGACCGGGCCAAGCTGCTGGCCGTCGCCCACGAGGACGAGCGGGTCCGCGCGGCCCTGCGCACCACCGGCCGCAGCGGACTGCTCACCCTGGATCCGCGCACCCGCCGCACCCGCCCGCTGCTGGCCGTACCCACCACGGTCGGCACCGGATCCGAGCTCAGCCGGGTCGCCTGCCTGCCGCACAACAGCGGCAAACGGCTCGTCATGAGCGACGCCCTCGCCCCCGACGCGGCCCTGATCGACCCGGCCGCCACCGAGACCCTGCCCGGCGAGCTGTTGATCGAAGGAGCCCTCGAAGCGGTGTTCCGCACCGTCGGCCCCTACGTCGGCAACCTGACCGACCGCGCCGTCGAGGACGCCCTCGCCCAGACCGCCGCCACCCAGCTGGTCCGCCTCGGCGGAGCACTGGCCCGGCAACTGGCCGACGGACAGGCCCCCGACGCCACGCTGCGCACCGACCTGGCACGGCTGAGCGGGCTGACCCAGTCCACCTGGCTCTGCTACGGCCGGGACCTGTTCAGCACCGAGGGCTGGATGATCGCCAACGAACTCTCCAGCGCCCTGGGCATCCGCAAGATGACCGCCGTCGCGGCCATCCTGCCGGCCCTGTGGCGGGCCGTGCTCGCCGGTGACACCCGGCTCGGCTCCGCCGCCCGTCTACGGGGGATCTGGGAACTGCTCCGCTCGGCCGACAGCAGCGGCGACCCGCTGCCCGCCGAGCCGGTAGCAGGCATCACCGCCCTGATGGACCGCTGGGGCATCGCCCGCGACATCGCCGTCACCCCGCACCTGCTCGACGCGGTGGCCCGCAAGACCGTACGGGCCTGGGGCGCGGGACTCCCGATGCTGGGCGGCCTGCGCGCGGCCGATGTCAACGCCCTGCTCACCGAAGCGGCCTGA